In Salisediminibacterium beveridgei, one DNA window encodes the following:
- a CDS encoding ABC transporter permease, producing MRDHRFAKTWRLTRFIARLDRFKIPVWLIAFTFFTLIVPVAFQGLYESQAERDAMAQTMENPAMIAMVGHGDLENYTVGAMTTHQMLLMTAVVAGLMSILLLARHTRGDEEDGRIELIRSLPTGRLSYLNAALLVITLTSIALALVTGFGLYALGIDTITLEGSLLYGASLGGTALVFAGVTAVSAQLAETSRGTIGLAIALLLGGYLFRGITDISNEALSILSPLDWATKTEAFSGNHWWPVLLMIGVSVILFIVANLLLSIRDMERGFLPARSGRRHASFLLTSSLGLSWRLQRAGFLYWLLAMFVLGISYGSVMGDMDSFFEGNELYQQMLFSEEGYSMIEQFIPLLIVIMSIMATIPPVMAMNKLRSEEKKDRIEQLLARSVSRFSLMGSHLLLACMNAAIMLYTAMFGFWIAADLSMDEGIALGTLTEAFMAYLPATLVMVGLAAFLTGVFPKWTSFVWAYLFYSFFVLYLGTLLDFPEWTNQLSPFGHIPQAPIEDITAMPLIIASLIAASLMAAGLIGFRKRDIRT from the coding sequence ATGCGCGATCACCGCTTTGCCAAAACCTGGCGGCTGACCCGGTTTATTGCCCGGCTTGACCGGTTTAAAATCCCGGTCTGGCTGATTGCCTTCACATTCTTCACCTTGATTGTCCCTGTCGCTTTCCAAGGTCTCTACGAAAGCCAGGCGGAACGCGATGCCATGGCACAGACGATGGAGAACCCGGCCATGATCGCGATGGTCGGCCACGGCGACCTGGAGAATTATACAGTGGGTGCCATGACAACGCATCAGATGCTGTTAATGACTGCCGTCGTCGCCGGGTTGATGAGTATCCTGCTATTAGCCCGTCATACCCGTGGGGATGAAGAAGATGGACGGATTGAACTGATCCGCTCCCTGCCCACCGGGCGCTTAAGTTATCTGAATGCCGCGCTGTTGGTGATCACATTGACGAGTATCGCTTTGGCACTTGTCACGGGTTTCGGGCTTTATGCCCTCGGTATTGATACGATCACTTTGGAAGGGTCCTTATTGTACGGGGCTTCACTTGGAGGCACAGCTCTCGTTTTCGCAGGCGTCACAGCTGTTTCTGCCCAATTGGCTGAAACGTCCCGGGGCACCATCGGTCTGGCCATTGCCCTCCTGTTAGGCGGCTACTTGTTCCGGGGCATCACAGACATCAGTAACGAGGCACTGTCCATTCTCTCCCCCCTCGACTGGGCCACGAAAACCGAGGCTTTTTCAGGGAATCACTGGTGGCCGGTTCTTTTGATGATCGGTGTCTCTGTCATTTTATTTATTGTTGCCAACCTGCTTTTATCGATTCGCGATATGGAGAGAGGTTTCCTCCCTGCAAGAAGCGGCCGCAGGCATGCGTCTTTTCTGCTTACCAGTTCTCTGGGTCTTTCATGGCGACTGCAGCGGGCCGGGTTTCTCTACTGGCTTTTGGCGATGTTCGTTCTCGGTATCTCTTACGGGTCTGTCATGGGGGACATGGATTCCTTTTTTGAAGGCAATGAACTGTATCAGCAGATGCTCTTCAGTGAAGAAGGGTATTCCATGATCGAACAGTTTATTCCCCTGCTCATTGTCATCATGTCCATCATGGCAACGATCCCGCCTGTGATGGCGATGAACAAACTGCGCAGCGAGGAGAAGAAGGACCGGATCGAACAGTTACTGGCCCGCTCGGTATCACGATTCTCACTGATGGGCAGTCACCTTCTGCTCGCTTGTATGAATGCTGCAATCATGCTTTATACGGCCATGTTCGGTTTTTGGATCGCTGCGGATCTCTCCATGGACGAAGGGATCGCCTTGGGTACCTTAACCGAAGCCTTCATGGCCTATCTTCCGGCAACGCTTGTTATGGTCGGTCTGGCCGCTTTTTTGACAGGTGTGTTTCCGAAGTGGACCTCATTCGTCTGGGCCTATCTGTTCTACTCCTTCTTTGTCCTGTACCTTGGGACGCTTCTCGACTTTCCCGAATGGACCAATCAGCTGTCCCCATTCGGTCATATCCCACAGGCACCGATCGAAGACATCACCGCCATGCCTCTGATCATCGCTTCATTAATCGCAGCTTCACTGATGGCGGCTGGGCTGATTGGCTTTAGAAAGCGGGATATCAGAACTTAA
- a CDS encoding TetR/AcrR family transcriptional regulator: MNDAFYNLAYTKQERIINAAMKEFVDNGFVKASTNNIVRHAGISKGSLFYYFQNKKDLYFFLIEHTRKDVKRVFDAIDYEETDLFKRLTQISFAKLDIQKNYPESFDFLTSVFTETSAEVKDEGHKKIEQIQKEGFEKLYINIDWSLFRPEIDVNRAVEILNWTMMGFAEKNRSRMKTFENVGPELMADWEAYAQILKTSFYHKTDEE, from the coding sequence ATGAATGATGCTTTTTACAATCTGGCTTACACAAAGCAAGAACGCATTATCAATGCTGCCATGAAGGAGTTTGTCGACAATGGATTTGTGAAAGCATCCACCAACAATATCGTCAGACACGCCGGTATTTCAAAAGGATCCTTGTTTTATTATTTCCAGAACAAAAAAGACCTGTATTTCTTTTTGATTGAACATACAAGAAAAGACGTCAAGCGGGTTTTTGATGCCATTGATTATGAAGAGACAGATCTGTTTAAACGTTTAACCCAGATCAGTTTTGCCAAACTCGATATTCAAAAAAACTACCCTGAAAGCTTTGATTTTCTCACTTCCGTTTTCACGGAAACATCAGCTGAAGTAAAAGATGAAGGTCATAAAAAAATTGAACAGATCCAAAAAGAAGGCTTCGAGAAGCTGTACATCAATATTGACTGGTCGTTATTCAGACCTGAAATCGATGTGAACCGGGCCGTGGAAATCCTCAACTGGACAATGATGGGCTTTGCCGAGAAAAACCGCAGCAGAATGAAAACATTTGAAAATGTCGGACCCGAACTGATGGCCGATTGGGAAGCTTATGCACAAATCTTGAAAACCAGTTTCTATCACAAAACCGATGAGGAGTGA
- a CDS encoding aldo/keto reductase, whose amino-acid sequence MKDLSSTIRLNNGVEMPWLGLGVFRSQESGDIKDIITTALEAGYRSIDTASFYQNEAGIGEGIKASPIPREDLFLTSKVWNDSQGYDQTIRSFHDSLNKLQTDYLDLYLIHWPVPGKFKETWRALEDLYDEGKVRAIGVSNFTIGNLKDLMADARITPAVNQVECHPWLQQKELHTYCLEHGIQLEAWSPLTQGKKLDDPVLLDIARKHDKSPAQILIRWDLDQGIVTIPKSADKARMIENADVFDFHLDPVDLGQLAELEEGLHFGPDPDEFMEKLA is encoded by the coding sequence GTGAAAGATTTAAGCTCAACCATCAGGCTGAACAATGGTGTGGAAATGCCCTGGTTAGGACTCGGTGTGTTCCGCTCACAAGAAAGCGGTGATATCAAAGACATCATCACGACTGCCCTGGAAGCAGGTTACAGGAGCATTGACACCGCATCATTTTACCAAAATGAAGCGGGCATTGGTGAGGGAATCAAAGCTTCACCGATTCCCCGCGAAGATCTGTTTTTGACATCCAAAGTCTGGAATGACAGCCAAGGGTATGATCAGACCATTCGTTCATTTCATGACAGTCTGAACAAACTGCAGACGGATTACCTCGATCTGTATTTGATCCATTGGCCTGTTCCAGGGAAATTCAAAGAGACGTGGCGCGCATTGGAGGATCTCTATGATGAAGGAAAAGTCAGAGCGATTGGTGTCAGTAATTTCACCATCGGAAATTTGAAGGATCTCATGGCCGATGCGCGAATCACGCCTGCCGTCAATCAGGTGGAGTGTCACCCTTGGCTTCAGCAAAAAGAACTGCACACCTACTGCCTCGAACACGGCATTCAGCTTGAAGCCTGGAGTCCCTTGACACAAGGCAAAAAACTTGATGATCCGGTTCTTCTTGACATCGCGCGAAAACATGACAAATCACCTGCCCAGATACTAATCCGCTGGGACCTCGATCAGGGCATTGTCACCATTCCCAAGTCAGCTGATAAGGCACGAATGATTGAGAATGCCGACGTCTTTGATTTTCACCTTGATCCCGTTGACCTCGGTCAACTGGCTGAACTCGAAGAAGGTCTTCATTTCGGCCCGGATCCCGATGAATTCATGGAAAAACTCGCATAG
- a CDS encoding CBS and ACT domain-containing protein, whose protein sequence is MNVSDIMVRDIKTAKPDLSTGDALEYMKAMHIRHLPVVNDAGEFVGIVSDRDLKDAAPSIFDKSHEDFIYVPISKVMITDVITALPLDFVEEAAFTMVEENISCLPVEEDGKLVGIITETDLLKILVKLTGASLPSSRLEVEVNDESGHLCRVTQLINEHKMNIQSVLLYPSPIDNKKKILVFRIQAMDMRPLLNTLKEEGFHVKWPKDLELGV, encoded by the coding sequence ATGAATGTAAGCGATATCATGGTGAGAGATATTAAGACTGCAAAGCCGGATCTGTCAACGGGAGATGCCCTCGAATACATGAAAGCTATGCATATCCGGCATCTGCCGGTAGTGAATGATGCTGGCGAGTTTGTGGGGATTGTCTCGGATCGGGATTTAAAAGATGCGGCACCTTCGATTTTTGACAAATCACACGAAGATTTCATTTATGTACCCATTTCAAAAGTGATGATAACCGATGTCATTACGGCGTTGCCACTCGATTTCGTTGAAGAGGCGGCGTTTACGATGGTGGAAGAAAATATCAGTTGTTTACCAGTTGAAGAGGACGGGAAACTCGTAGGCATTATTACCGAAACCGACTTATTAAAAATTCTGGTGAAACTGACCGGCGCATCTCTTCCCAGTTCACGACTGGAGGTGGAGGTCAATGATGAGAGCGGTCATTTATGCAGAGTTACTCAACTGATTAATGAACACAAGATGAACATTCAAAGTGTATTGTTGTATCCGTCCCCGATAGATAATAAGAAGAAAATTCTTGTGTTTCGCATTCAGGCAATGGATATGAGACCTCTGCTTAACACGTTGAAAGAGGAAGGTTTTCATGTAAAATGGCCAAAAGATCTGGAGTTGGGCGTATGA
- a CDS encoding transglycosylase domain-containing protein, with protein MNEFFSSIRRIFSRKEPQVVIKGIRITTKVAWNILLLFITVTVILGAFAGGAAAGYFASLVQNEPIPEFEEMEQSIYNYEEASEVYFADDVLLGDLPSPLDRREASLDDISDHLINAVIATEDEYFFEHEGVVPKALFRALYQDFSNAAIQTGGSTLTQQLIKNQLLTSEVTHDRKAIEILYAMRLEHHFEKEDILEAYMNIVPFGRNTNGRQVAGVEAAARGLFDVSASELSLPQAAYIAGLPQSPFAYTPFTSSGEIKEDLSAGLSRMNTVLNRMYSAGYITSEERDRALDFNLEDELRESQPSSREQYPWVLETAKEYAIPVIREILFEQEDIDLDEVEDDDQRQLLFNRYTELAERSLERDGYQIHTTINKDMYDAQQEVVAEFEYFGAEETFGTLDDGSPWKVPEEGASVLIDNSSGAILSFVAGRDFEARQTNRAIKNSGFSGRQTGSTMKSLSTYPLGFDTGALQPAILAPDTPYDYQSEDDKSVSNFDNTHRGIMTAREALVRSRNVPAVREFYNMDWEAGSDMFVDFGLDYYENMDNMFESLPLGTDNFSLDQMVSAFSTYANDGVRNEQYVIESIKSLDGEVLYEHEPEEVEVVSPQTSYLMYDVMRDVIYGSGGTAGNLPNYLNVDADWAGKTGTSQGVRDALFIALNPNVTMGTWIGYDNNANIEDHSSGISYSIRNQILWSELMNAAYEIDPDLIGPSEQQSSPGGIVEQSVCAISGKLPSDLCREAGLVFTDLFNSEFAPTDEDDSLERVRYVRIDDELYKSLDETPEEFTKPGVSVKEEYFEFADGDITEYLPDDWDDLVPDVDAPDNGQTPSAVTSGSADGSSVRWSEHPEGDVIGYRLYYSPAEDQDPSLVESFIWDDDLSYSAGEGAYFITAVDVSGRESSQSDPVIVGEYAAPEEEEEEEEEEEVEEEPEESDNNDSNQVDNDNNDNQNNTNENNNDQNENTGNTNNNETNNEDENDNNNNNEDNDGNNNTANNNNEDNVNTSNNNDNTNSNGNNNQNNDATREDDENE; from the coding sequence ATGAATGAATTTTTCTCATCGATACGACGGATCTTCTCTCGTAAAGAGCCGCAGGTTGTTATAAAAGGGATCAGAATCACGACCAAAGTAGCCTGGAATATTTTATTGTTATTCATAACGGTCACTGTGATTCTCGGTGCATTTGCCGGAGGTGCAGCTGCAGGCTATTTTGCTTCCCTGGTTCAGAATGAACCCATACCGGAATTTGAAGAGATGGAGCAAAGCATCTATAACTATGAAGAAGCTTCAGAAGTTTATTTTGCCGACGATGTATTATTGGGGGATTTACCGAGTCCACTGGACAGACGGGAAGCTTCACTGGATGATATCAGCGATCATTTAATCAATGCCGTCATCGCCACAGAGGATGAGTATTTCTTTGAACATGAGGGTGTGGTGCCAAAAGCATTGTTCCGTGCCCTGTATCAGGATTTCTCCAATGCTGCAATCCAAACCGGTGGTAGTACCCTGACCCAGCAGCTGATCAAAAACCAGCTGCTCACAAGTGAAGTCACCCACGACCGCAAGGCCATCGAAATTCTGTATGCGATGCGGCTGGAGCATCATTTCGAAAAAGAGGATATTCTGGAAGCCTACATGAATATCGTACCGTTTGGCCGAAACACGAACGGCCGACAGGTGGCCGGGGTGGAAGCAGCGGCAAGAGGTCTATTCGATGTCTCTGCAAGTGAACTCAGTTTGCCGCAGGCGGCCTATATCGCCGGCCTGCCGCAGAGTCCCTTTGCCTATACACCTTTCACTTCAAGCGGGGAAATAAAGGAAGACCTCAGTGCAGGGCTCAGTCGGATGAATACCGTGTTGAACAGAATGTATTCGGCCGGCTATATCACTTCTGAAGAGCGGGACCGTGCATTGGATTTCAACCTGGAGGACGAACTCCGTGAAAGTCAGCCTTCAAGCCGCGAGCAGTACCCGTGGGTCTTGGAAACGGCCAAGGAATACGCGATCCCGGTGATCCGTGAAATCCTCTTTGAACAAGAAGATATCGATCTCGATGAGGTGGAAGATGATGATCAGCGCCAGCTCCTCTTCAACCGTTATACAGAGTTGGCAGAACGTTCCTTAGAACGCGATGGCTATCAAATTCACACCACGATTAATAAAGACATGTATGACGCCCAGCAGGAAGTTGTTGCTGAATTTGAATATTTTGGAGCAGAAGAAACCTTCGGAACCTTGGATGATGGCAGTCCATGGAAAGTACCAGAAGAAGGTGCATCTGTCCTGATCGATAATTCAAGCGGTGCGATTTTGAGTTTTGTTGCGGGCCGTGACTTCGAAGCCCGTCAGACCAATCGTGCGATTAAGAACTCCGGTTTCTCCGGACGTCAAACAGGGTCAACGATGAAGTCACTGTCTACCTACCCATTAGGCTTTGATACCGGTGCTCTGCAACCGGCGATTTTGGCACCTGATACACCTTACGATTATCAATCAGAAGATGATAAATCAGTATCGAACTTTGATAACACCCACCGCGGGATTATGACTGCAAGAGAAGCGCTCGTCCGGTCACGGAACGTGCCGGCAGTCCGCGAATTTTATAACATGGACTGGGAAGCTGGGTCAGATATGTTTGTCGATTTCGGGCTCGATTATTATGAAAATATGGACAATATGTTTGAAAGTCTCCCATTGGGAACTGATAATTTCAGTCTGGATCAAATGGTCAGTGCTTTTTCGACATACGCCAATGACGGCGTCAGAAATGAACAATATGTCATTGAATCCATCAAAAGCCTCGACGGGGAAGTGCTTTATGAACATGAACCCGAGGAAGTGGAAGTCGTTTCACCACAGACCAGTTACCTGATGTATGACGTTATGCGTGATGTCATTTACGGCAGCGGTGGAACAGCCGGTAACCTGCCAAATTATCTGAATGTCGATGCCGATTGGGCCGGCAAAACCGGTACGTCTCAGGGTGTCCGCGATGCACTCTTCATTGCTTTGAATCCCAATGTGACTATGGGCACCTGGATTGGCTATGATAATAACGCGAATATAGAAGATCATTCCAGCGGCATCAGCTACAGTATCCGAAACCAGATTCTCTGGTCGGAGCTGATGAATGCCGCCTACGAGATCGATCCGGATTTAATCGGTCCATCTGAGCAACAGTCTTCACCAGGCGGCATCGTTGAACAATCCGTTTGTGCGATATCCGGTAAATTGCCATCCGATCTTTGCCGCGAAGCCGGCCTTGTGTTTACCGATCTGTTTAACTCTGAATTTGCTCCGACTGATGAGGATGACAGTCTTGAGCGGGTCCGGTATGTCAGAATCGATGACGAATTATATAAATCATTGGATGAGACTCCGGAAGAGTTTACAAAACCGGGTGTATCCGTAAAAGAAGAGTATTTTGAATTTGCAGATGGCGATATTACAGAGTACCTGCCAGATGATTGGGATGACCTCGTTCCTGATGTGGATGCGCCTGACAATGGCCAGACCCCGTCCGCAGTTACTTCAGGGTCTGCAGATGGATCGTCTGTGAGATGGTCTGAGCACCCCGAAGGTGACGTGATTGGTTACCGACTTTATTACAGTCCGGCAGAAGATCAAGACCCGAGTCTTGTGGAAAGCTTCATTTGGGATGATGATTTGAGTTACAGCGCCGGAGAAGGTGCCTACTTCATTACGGCAGTGGACGTATCGGGGCGAGAATCTTCACAATCTGATCCCGTGATTGTCGGAGAATATGCTGCACCTGAAGAAGAGGAAGAGGAAGAGGAAGAGGAAGAGGTCGAAGAAGAGCCTGAAGAAAGCGATAATAATGATTCAAATCAGGTCGATAACGATAACAACGATAATCAAAATAACACAAATGAAAACAATAATGATCAGAACGAAAATACTGGTAATACCAATAATAATGAGACTAACAATGAAGACGAAAATGACAATAATAACAACAACGAGGATAATGACGGCAATAACAACACTGCGAATAACAACAATGAGGACAATGTGAATACGTCCAACAACAACGACAATACTAATTCAAACGGGAATAACAATCAGAACAATGACGCGACGAGGGAAGACGACGAAAACGAATAA
- the tyrS gene encoding tyrosine--tRNA ligase, with protein sequence MNLIEDLTYRGLMHQVTDEEGLQALLEKEQVKLYCGFDPTGDSLHIGHLLTILMLRRFQLAGHKPFPLVGGATGLIGDPSGKKAERTLNEQEVVEGFVAKIEGQLQRFLDFDGENAAEMKNNYDWLGSMTLTDFLRDVGKHFSLNYMLAKDSVESRIQTGISFTEFTYQILQSYDFHKLYTEEGVKLQIGGSDQWGNITAGLELIRRLSGGEEGERPDAYGFTIPLVTKADGEKFGKSEGGAIWLDPEKTSPYEFYQFLLNTDDSDVIRFLKYFTFLEPDEINALETEVQERPHERVAQKRLAEELTRFVHDDAALVKAQNITAALFGGGDLYSLTADEVLEGFKDVPSFTVEQEANGLIDVLVNAGVASSKRQAREDINNGAIYLNGERCQEMEKELTEEDMIDGAFTILRRGKKKFFLIRYK encoded by the coding sequence ATGAATTTAATTGAAGATCTGACCTACAGAGGTTTGATGCACCAAGTGACAGATGAGGAAGGCTTACAAGCCTTACTCGAAAAGGAACAGGTCAAGCTTTACTGTGGCTTCGATCCGACGGGCGACAGCCTGCATATCGGGCATTTGCTGACAATCCTGATGCTGCGGCGCTTCCAGCTGGCAGGGCATAAGCCATTTCCGCTTGTCGGTGGGGCTACAGGACTGATTGGTGATCCGAGTGGAAAGAAGGCGGAACGCACATTGAACGAACAGGAAGTTGTTGAGGGCTTCGTCGCTAAAATTGAAGGACAGCTCCAGCGGTTTCTCGATTTTGATGGGGAGAATGCCGCAGAGATGAAAAATAATTATGACTGGCTGGGATCGATGACACTGACGGATTTCCTCCGTGATGTCGGTAAGCATTTCAGTCTGAATTACATGCTGGCAAAGGATTCAGTGGAGTCCAGGATTCAGACTGGTATCAGTTTCACGGAATTCACTTACCAGATTCTGCAGTCGTATGATTTTCATAAACTCTATACCGAAGAGGGTGTGAAACTTCAGATTGGCGGCAGTGACCAGTGGGGAAATATTACAGCCGGGCTGGAACTGATCCGCCGTTTATCCGGGGGAGAAGAAGGCGAACGTCCCGATGCCTATGGATTTACGATTCCACTGGTAACAAAAGCAGATGGTGAAAAATTCGGAAAGTCTGAAGGTGGAGCGATTTGGCTGGACCCGGAGAAGACGTCACCTTATGAGTTTTATCAGTTTCTCTTGAATACCGATGACAGCGATGTGATCCGCTTTTTGAAATACTTCACGTTCCTTGAACCGGATGAAATTAATGCTTTGGAAACCGAGGTGCAGGAACGCCCGCATGAACGTGTTGCCCAAAAGCGGCTGGCAGAAGAATTAACGCGCTTTGTTCATGATGATGCGGCATTGGTAAAAGCACAGAACATAACGGCTGCCTTGTTTGGCGGAGGGGACTTATACAGCCTGACGGCAGATGAAGTGTTGGAAGGATTCAAGGATGTGCCAAGCTTCACCGTAGAACAAGAAGCAAATGGCCTCATCGATGTACTTGTGAATGCTGGTGTTGCGTCGTCCAAGCGTCAGGCAAGGGAAGACATCAACAACGGGGCCATCTATTTGAACGGTGAGCGTTGTCAGGAGATGGAGAAGGAACTGACGGAAGAAGATATGATCGACGGCGCCTTTACGATTTTGCGCCGGGGTAAGAAGAAATTCTTCTTGATCCGCTACAAGTGA
- a CDS encoding acetoin utilization protein AcuC: MAKRSGVGRMTDEHVFIFSPEQLNYRFHEEHPFNQKRLSITNDLLFHLGALRPEDITPAREATIEELLLVHDEEYIQAVLNASEGQVRSSYRTAFGIGTDDTPAFPGMHQAAAWLVGGTLEAVDQVFAKGKKHALNLGGGLHHGFRGRASGFCIYNDSSIAIEYMRRKYGARVLYVDTDAHHGDGVQWAFYNDPDVCTLSIHESGRFLFPGTGNANERGHGDGYGTSFNIPLEAFTEDDSFIHVYKEAMREIVASFKPDVILTQNGADSHYYDPLTHLCGTLKLYHEIPRIAHELAHEYCEGRWIAVGGGGYDIWRVVPRAWSMVWLEMSGQRHLQKKGIPKQWLEKWQTESPVTLPEGWFDRTDMYPHIPRQKEIQKKNLRTLKQSLKVIESSSENSKA, from the coding sequence ATGGCCAAAAGATCTGGAGTTGGGCGTATGACAGATGAACACGTATTTATTTTTTCACCAGAACAACTGAATTACCGATTTCATGAGGAACATCCCTTCAATCAGAAGAGGCTATCCATTACGAATGATTTGTTATTTCATCTGGGTGCACTGCGTCCGGAGGACATAACCCCAGCGCGGGAAGCAACGATTGAGGAATTGCTGCTCGTGCATGATGAGGAATACATTCAGGCGGTTTTGAATGCCAGTGAGGGGCAAGTCCGATCTTCCTATAGAACGGCCTTCGGAATTGGGACGGATGATACACCTGCTTTTCCAGGAATGCATCAGGCTGCAGCCTGGCTTGTTGGTGGGACACTCGAAGCCGTGGATCAAGTGTTTGCAAAAGGGAAAAAACATGCCTTGAATCTTGGTGGAGGTCTGCATCATGGATTCAGAGGCAGAGCTTCAGGCTTTTGTATTTATAATGACAGTTCAATAGCGATTGAATATATGAGAAGAAAATACGGGGCCAGAGTATTATATGTCGATACCGATGCCCATCACGGCGATGGGGTGCAATGGGCGTTTTATAACGATCCGGATGTGTGTACCTTGTCGATTCATGAGAGTGGGCGCTTTCTGTTCCCTGGAACAGGTAATGCGAATGAGCGTGGTCATGGTGATGGTTACGGAACTTCTTTCAATATTCCACTTGAAGCCTTCACTGAGGATGATTCTTTTATCCACGTTTACAAAGAAGCGATGCGAGAGATTGTTGCTTCGTTTAAGCCGGATGTCATCCTGACCCAAAATGGTGCTGATTCCCATTACTATGATCCATTGACGCATTTATGCGGCACATTAAAGCTTTATCACGAAATTCCACGAATTGCGCATGAATTGGCTCATGAATATTGTGAGGGGCGCTGGATTGCAGTAGGCGGTGGAGGCTATGATATCTGGCGGGTCGTGCCACGGGCCTGGTCAATGGTCTGGCTTGAGATGTCCGGGCAACGACACCTCCAGAAAAAGGGGATCCCAAAACAATGGCTTGAGAAATGGCAGACGGAATCCCCGGTAACCTTACCTGAAGGATGGTTTGACCGCACAGATATGTATCCACATATCCCCAGGCAAAAAGAGATTCAAAAGAAAAACCTCCGTACATTAAAACAGTCTTTGAAAGTGATCGAATCGTCAAGTGAAAACTCAAAAGCTTAA
- a CDS encoding acetoin dehydrogenase, with the protein MKHRKKYHSITVKGKDGQEYLVEGPISKETLEACEFDEGLVAFRKPEQQRKALLEVMDLPESRIVVARQGDLIVGYATYLFPDPLERWSEIQLENLLELGAIEVSSRYRGAALAKHILKVSMMDQTVEDYIIITTEYYWHWDLRGTGLSIWEYRDIMEKVMKSGGLEWYATDDPEICSHPANCLMARIGKNVSPSDVHEFDRVRFKHKYML; encoded by the coding sequence ATGAAACACCGCAAAAAATACCATTCGATCACAGTGAAAGGCAAAGACGGGCAGGAATACCTTGTGGAAGGGCCAATCTCGAAAGAGACGCTTGAAGCCTGTGAATTTGATGAAGGACTGGTAGCTTTCAGAAAACCTGAGCAACAGAGGAAAGCACTTTTGGAAGTGATGGATTTACCGGAAAGCAGAATCGTGGTGGCCAGACAAGGTGATCTGATTGTAGGATATGCGACTTATCTGTTCCCGGATCCTTTAGAACGGTGGTCTGAAATACAGTTGGAAAATCTGCTTGAATTAGGTGCGATTGAAGTCTCTTCAAGATACCGTGGTGCAGCCTTGGCAAAGCATATTCTTAAAGTTTCCATGATGGACCAGACGGTGGAGGATTACATCATCATCACAACAGAGTATTACTGGCATTGGGATTTGAGAGGAACAGGTCTTTCTATTTGGGAATACAGAGATATTATGGAGAAAGTAATGAAATCCGGGGGATTGGAATGGTACGCAACAGACGATCCGGAAATTTGTTCTCATCCAGCCAACTGTTTGATGGCGCGAATTGGGAAAAATGTCTCTCCATCGGATGTTCATGAATTTGATCGTGTACGATTTAAACATAAATACATGCTTTGA
- a CDS encoding ABC transporter ATP-binding protein, whose product MNLITVNDLSKAFGDVQALDRIHLEVNRGEILGFIGPNGAGKSTAIRVLLGILKADSGQATIFGKDVWSDAVEIHKRVAYVPGDVNLWPNMTGGEVIDLFIELRGGQKNGRRDELIERFKLDPSKKCRTYSKGNRQKVALVAAFSVEADLYILDEPTSGLDPLMEKVFHDCIMEAKEKGSSVLLSSHILSEVERLCDTIAIIRDGSIIESGTLEDMRHLTRTQFYIETKDPLFGLETLEGVHNPDKQKAGYVFQADTEKIDAVMRHITPFGIVKLESMPPKLEDVFMRHYEGSGGEG is encoded by the coding sequence ATGAATCTCATTACCGTTAATGATCTCAGTAAAGCATTTGGCGATGTACAGGCACTGGATCGCATTCATCTGGAAGTGAACCGCGGGGAAATCCTCGGATTTATCGGTCCGAACGGTGCCGGGAAATCGACCGCTATCCGGGTATTACTCGGGATTTTAAAAGCTGATTCAGGACAGGCAACCATCTTTGGCAAGGATGTCTGGTCTGATGCCGTGGAGATCCATAAACGCGTTGCCTATGTGCCCGGAGATGTGAACCTGTGGCCGAATATGACCGGTGGTGAAGTCATCGACCTCTTCATCGAACTGAGGGGCGGTCAGAAAAACGGGCGGCGGGATGAACTGATTGAACGGTTCAAGCTCGATCCATCAAAAAAATGCCGGACCTATTCCAAGGGTAACCGGCAAAAGGTGGCACTCGTCGCGGCTTTCTCCGTGGAAGCGGATCTCTACATTCTCGATGAACCCACATCCGGACTGGATCCGTTAATGGAAAAGGTCTTCCACGACTGCATTATGGAAGCGAAAGAAAAAGGCAGCAGCGTACTGTTATCGAGCCATATTCTCTCGGAAGTGGAACGGTTATGCGACACCATCGCGATCATCCGTGATGGCAGCATCATTGAATCGGGTACACTGGAAGATATGCGGCACTTAACGCGAACACAGTTTTACATCGAAACGAAAGATCCCCTCTTTGGATTGGAGACGCTTGAGGGGGTCCACAACCCGGATAAACAGAAAGCGGGCTATGTCTTTCAAGCGGATACAGAGAAGATTGATGCCGTCATGCGGCATATCACCCCATTCGGGATCGTGAAGCTCGAAAGTATGCCCCCTAAACTCGAAGATGTCTTCATGCGTCACTATGAGGGGTCCGGGGGTGAAGGCTGA